A genome region from Colwellia sp. Arc7-D includes the following:
- a CDS encoding MipA/OmpV family protein, with protein MFTKILTILLLMICFFSSSSFAFEQEIESNEFNLSIYLGKGRIETPLIDRGDLSVNIFPSITYYGDKFFIDGTTIGYSLLETDNLLIDVVGLLNEDGMFYHFDSNKNYTLANILGYNPGTVGNKFPDLSGFATIERDISYLGGISFTFMTDYFNTRVGYFHDVTNVHNGNELHLSISKGFNFEWFNASIELGQIEKSINLVNYYYQFTEAELHVFKRSGYTAESGTNRYYKVNVEVPISESFSLVAAVKHTLIGDEIRESILIDKGNFITSFIGLKYQY; from the coding sequence GTGTTCACTAAAATTTTAACTATTCTGTTATTAATGATTTGTTTTTTTTCCTCTTCAAGCTTTGCGTTTGAACAAGAGATTGAAAGCAATGAATTTAACTTATCCATATACTTAGGCAAAGGCCGTATCGAGACGCCCCTTATTGATCGTGGTGATCTGAGTGTTAATATTTTTCCGTCAATTACTTATTATGGAGACAAATTTTTTATTGATGGTACGACAATAGGTTATAGCTTATTAGAAACAGATAATTTACTTATTGATGTTGTCGGGTTATTAAATGAAGACGGCATGTTTTACCACTTTGATAGCAATAAAAATTACACTCTCGCGAACATTCTTGGCTACAACCCTGGTACTGTTGGTAACAAATTCCCTGATTTATCCGGTTTTGCGACAATTGAACGAGATATTTCTTATCTTGGTGGTATCAGCTTTACTTTTATGACCGATTACTTCAACACACGTGTCGGCTACTTCCATGATGTTACCAATGTGCACAATGGCAACGAACTACACCTTAGCATTTCTAAAGGCTTTAACTTTGAATGGTTTAACGCGTCTATTGAATTAGGGCAAATTGAAAAAAGTATCAATCTGGTGAATTATTATTATCAATTTACCGAAGCCGAACTCCACGTTTTTAAACGCAGTGGATATACCGCAGAATCAGGAACCAATCGCTATTATAAGGTAAATGTTGAAGTGCCAATAAGTGAGTCCTTTTCACTTGTGGCTGCCGTCAAACATACACTAATAGGCGATGAAATTCGTGAAAGCATTCTCATTGATAAAGGTAACTTTATCACCAGTTTTATTGGCTTAAAGTATCAGTATTAG
- a CDS encoding S8 family serine peptidase, translating to MTKNSITIALAAALYGAGSMYVAASLVPADTINTLQQPNLTQEQINQLQVNSSGQAFTDSMLEADGLNVQLNNQQNKFAEEADLFGEHIYVVRLLNEPVSLYEGGIKGLAATHVKVLSKEVGVSSLYEAGKATTDRITTYSNFLMEKQGAAINAMSQVVGAKKVRKQFTTAVNAFSVEMTQDEARRVSQLPHVAFVHRAKTYQLHTDAGPQKISADKVWSGNTDAGIEYKGEGIIMGIIDTGINSDHPSFADIGDDGYDHTNPWGAGVYAGACAVEGQENLCNDKLLGIRTYDVITDAFEEMIPGFPAIGEDYQGHGSHVASTAAGNVLKDVDYVLPEFVNTSDGTLVKEDMFNLSGVAPHANVVAYQVCHATNDAGYAGCPWEAIIGGIEDAIKDGVDVINFSIGGQDNSSPWDDSTELGFLAAREAGISVAVAAGNGGQADGAAEYFGSIDHASPWLASVAATTHDRETKVETPIAFAGFAQDSDGSDLGSEVPWWSESGRVGGSVNETEITGVVVWAKDYDDMNGDRDSSGYCGTEYAPDTFNFYKDGSAIVGAAEGDTNVIVVCARNSLTDANGIARTAKSDNVKAGGADGFIMFNYAKGDSTPISSYSLPSAHLTYEQWHGEVTSYGDDGYNYGLEDWLDSYSEKGHMISLGKTFIGNEHDEANGDWLANFSSRGPSNSTAEMLIPQIAAPGVNIYAAYADEHPFTEAGGSADYIAISGTSMASPHVAGAMALIRQAHPDWTPTEVQSALMLTADNVVKYRRLNQADGDIGDAFIYRAGAGRINVAEAIDTGLIMDESIENFRAANPNNGGQVHRLNIPQLVNFECKPTCQWTRTFKATKAGTWKVDHADVYNWNFDVRSQYPQNGVNIKASPSEFTVAAGDTQTIVFEASIMDTQDLFSNAEVELHSDVILTETTGASSEAHLPLAFKFSKNGMPSRLRAIAHRNEGSFQFNDIELPALATPYTQVYSPVKAEVKTVAIPKDDDGYFPWTTKGSEGIDTSMRIDEATVVEMIEVPAGTKRLMIESLGTVQSDLEGQTDKGNATIFVGKDYNGNGAPDPFEEILCVSNHILFNNFCNINSPEEGTYWAVIYNSGRLLGQAPNWTEQYPGIGPEVFTYTIAVIADEIATDMTLDVEPTDGKNTVSATLNFNMPDMVEGDIYYSVLDFGTSEVNAGNVGKVAFKLERGQNDVHLDVPQTIARAGDVVPYTFEVQPNDTGVDRAFTITAQMPAGISITEEDIFSSSDMVESVTIEGNTVTISGMQPDTSTVTPSYIVTTNVEDEMCLMPNFGNSNPGGYVDLEEFNYGPSFSGFDLSVDENGDPVGNNNINYDRGIELPIEVLFNGLYKSFHLYNNTDQLNYWVENAITLRGTGFFDMMASRWPSPYHGVFPYNSFPYESVGPLWRARGLGEMATSGFEMMSVPLINTYSEVAGISLASTSSGWGIIEVDNARTYAHAGIDSSQPNRPIIWEEKDDRFDYELIFNVNTRHGKNEHELYFAYDNIDFGTQNARGSIGLQGFTGPLYVRGPISGGFLGEQFARDDLQEKLHDGLVICFDYYGPESSQFEVTMWTQVQRDAIGTDQVMTATSQVDGMADMVMTHTLVTPSNIDITDINDMTVAEDESVDINVYYADNSELKTANSITISGANVTGVASSNESGSTVTITPAADFDGETMVTVTVADLENPSDKASTSFMLTVASDGIDEAALIVENEETPEVKKSSGGSLGYASLMLLALLGLRRKRMS from the coding sequence GTGACTAAAAACAGCATAACTATTGCATTGGCCGCTGCCCTATATGGGGCTGGCTCAATGTATGTTGCTGCGAGTTTGGTACCAGCGGATACAATCAACACGCTGCAACAACCTAACCTAACGCAAGAGCAGATTAACCAATTACAAGTCAATTCAAGCGGTCAAGCTTTTACCGATAGCATGCTAGAAGCTGATGGCCTCAATGTTCAATTAAATAACCAACAAAACAAATTTGCAGAAGAAGCCGATTTATTCGGTGAGCATATTTATGTTGTGCGTTTACTTAATGAGCCAGTATCTTTGTATGAAGGTGGTATTAAAGGCTTAGCGGCAACACACGTTAAAGTGTTGTCAAAAGAAGTTGGTGTATCGAGTTTATATGAAGCTGGTAAAGCAACCACAGATCGTATTACGACATATAGCAATTTCTTAATGGAAAAGCAGGGTGCTGCAATTAACGCCATGAGTCAGGTTGTTGGCGCGAAAAAAGTGCGTAAGCAATTTACCACTGCGGTAAATGCTTTTTCAGTTGAGATGACACAAGATGAAGCACGACGTGTTTCTCAGCTTCCGCATGTAGCTTTTGTTCATCGAGCAAAAACCTATCAGTTACATACAGATGCTGGCCCACAAAAAATAAGTGCGGATAAAGTCTGGTCTGGTAACACCGATGCGGGCATCGAATATAAAGGTGAAGGCATTATCATGGGTATTATTGATACAGGTATCAATAGTGACCATCCTTCTTTTGCTGATATTGGTGATGATGGATACGACCATACCAACCCATGGGGCGCCGGAGTTTATGCTGGTGCTTGTGCTGTTGAAGGACAAGAAAACCTATGTAACGACAAACTGTTAGGTATTCGTACCTATGATGTCATTACTGATGCATTTGAAGAAATGATCCCAGGTTTTCCTGCCATCGGTGAAGATTATCAAGGCCATGGTTCTCACGTTGCCTCGACAGCGGCGGGTAATGTATTAAAAGATGTTGACTACGTGCTACCAGAATTTGTCAACACCTCTGACGGTACCTTAGTTAAAGAAGATATGTTCAACCTTTCTGGCGTTGCGCCACATGCCAACGTAGTTGCTTATCAGGTTTGTCATGCAACAAATGACGCGGGTTATGCTGGTTGTCCATGGGAAGCTATCATTGGTGGTATTGAAGATGCCATTAAAGATGGCGTTGATGTTATTAACTTCTCAATTGGTGGCCAAGACAATAGCTCACCGTGGGATGATAGTACTGAACTAGGTTTCTTAGCTGCTCGTGAAGCTGGTATTTCTGTTGCAGTAGCAGCAGGTAATGGTGGTCAAGCTGATGGTGCTGCTGAATATTTTGGCTCAATCGATCATGCTTCACCTTGGCTAGCTAGTGTTGCTGCAACTACACATGACCGAGAAACAAAAGTAGAGACACCTATTGCTTTTGCTGGTTTTGCACAAGACAGTGATGGAAGCGACTTAGGCAGTGAAGTGCCTTGGTGGAGTGAATCTGGTCGTGTGGGTGGCTCAGTCAATGAAACCGAAATAACGGGTGTTGTTGTTTGGGCGAAAGATTATGATGATATGAATGGTGACCGTGATTCTAGCGGTTACTGTGGTACAGAATACGCACCTGACACCTTTAATTTCTATAAAGATGGCTCGGCTATCGTTGGTGCAGCAGAGGGTGATACAAACGTAATCGTTGTGTGTGCACGAAATAGCCTGACTGATGCTAATGGTATTGCACGTACTGCTAAATCAGACAACGTTAAAGCTGGTGGTGCAGACGGTTTCATTATGTTCAATTATGCTAAGGGTGACAGTACGCCTATCTCTAGTTATTCATTACCTTCTGCCCATTTGACTTATGAACAATGGCATGGCGAAGTGACCTCATATGGTGACGACGGCTATAACTATGGTTTAGAAGACTGGCTTGATTCTTATTCAGAAAAAGGCCATATGATCTCCCTAGGGAAAACGTTTATTGGGAATGAGCACGATGAAGCAAATGGCGATTGGTTAGCCAACTTTTCATCGCGCGGTCCAAGTAATTCAACGGCTGAAATGCTTATTCCACAGATAGCAGCACCAGGTGTTAATATTTATGCTGCTTATGCCGATGAACATCCATTTACTGAAGCTGGCGGGTCGGCAGATTATATCGCAATAAGCGGTACATCAATGGCGTCACCACATGTTGCTGGTGCTATGGCACTTATTCGTCAAGCACATCCAGATTGGACACCAACAGAAGTACAATCTGCATTAATGTTGACGGCTGATAATGTTGTTAAATATAGACGACTCAATCAAGCTGATGGTGATATCGGTGATGCCTTTATTTACCGAGCAGGTGCGGGCCGTATAAACGTTGCTGAAGCAATTGATACGGGTTTGATCATGGATGAAAGCATTGAAAACTTCCGTGCAGCTAACCCGAACAACGGTGGACAAGTACATAGATTAAATATTCCACAATTAGTTAATTTTGAATGTAAGCCGACTTGTCAATGGACGCGTACATTTAAAGCGACTAAAGCGGGCACATGGAAAGTTGATCATGCTGATGTTTATAACTGGAATTTTGATGTTCGTAGCCAATATCCACAAAATGGTGTCAACATTAAAGCATCTCCTAGTGAGTTTACAGTTGCAGCGGGTGACACCCAGACTATTGTTTTTGAAGCATCTATTATGGATACTCAAGATCTATTTTCAAATGCGGAAGTAGAATTACACTCAGATGTTATTCTAACGGAAACAACCGGTGCAAGCTCTGAAGCACATCTACCACTTGCCTTTAAATTTAGTAAAAATGGTATGCCTTCTCGTCTACGTGCAATAGCACATCGAAACGAAGGTAGTTTCCAATTTAACGATATAGAATTGCCAGCATTAGCAACACCTTATACTCAGGTTTACTCACCAGTAAAAGCTGAAGTTAAAACGGTGGCAATACCAAAAGATGATGATGGTTACTTCCCATGGACGACCAAAGGCTCTGAAGGTATTGATACTTCAATGCGTATTGATGAAGCGACAGTGGTTGAAATGATTGAAGTGCCAGCGGGTACTAAACGTCTGATGATAGAGTCTTTAGGTACGGTTCAATCTGACCTAGAAGGCCAAACTGATAAAGGTAACGCGACTATTTTTGTTGGTAAAGATTACAACGGTAATGGCGCTCCGGATCCATTTGAAGAAATTCTATGTGTTTCGAATCACATCTTGTTTAATAACTTCTGTAATATCAACTCACCAGAAGAAGGTACTTATTGGGCGGTTATATACAACTCAGGTCGATTACTTGGTCAAGCACCAAACTGGACTGAACAATATCCAGGCATTGGGCCAGAAGTATTCACTTATACTATTGCGGTAATTGCTGATGAAATTGCAACAGATATGACACTTGATGTTGAACCAACTGATGGTAAAAATACAGTAAGTGCAACATTAAACTTTAATATGCCAGATATGGTTGAGGGTGACATATATTACTCTGTATTAGATTTTGGTACTTCAGAGGTTAATGCGGGTAATGTTGGTAAAGTAGCCTTTAAATTAGAGCGTGGTCAAAATGATGTGCATTTAGATGTGCCTCAAACAATCGCTCGTGCGGGTGATGTTGTGCCGTATACGTTTGAAGTACAGCCAAATGATACTGGTGTTGATCGTGCGTTTACTATTACAGCACAAATGCCAGCAGGTATTAGTATCACCGAAGAAGATATCTTCTCATCTAGCGACATGGTGGAAAGTGTCACTATTGAAGGTAATACCGTTACTATTTCAGGTATGCAACCAGATACATCTACAGTAACACCGAGTTACATAGTTACTACTAACGTTGAAGACGAAATGTGTTTAATGCCAAACTTTGGTAACAGTAACCCAGGTGGTTATGTTGATTTAGAAGAGTTTAACTATGGCCCAAGTTTCTCTGGTTTTGACTTAAGTGTCGATGAAAATGGTGACCCTGTTGGTAATAATAATATTAATTATGACCGCGGTATAGAGCTACCTATTGAAGTACTTTTCAACGGTCTTTATAAATCATTCCATCTTTACAACAATACTGACCAATTGAATTATTGGGTTGAAAACGCCATCACACTGCGTGGTACTGGCTTTTTTGATATGATGGCTTCACGTTGGCCTTCACCATACCACGGTGTATTTCCTTACAATAGCTTCCCATATGAATCAGTTGGTCCATTATGGCGTGCTCGAGGTTTAGGGGAAATGGCTACTAGTGGTTTTGAAATGATGAGTGTACCGTTAATTAATACATACTCAGAAGTGGCTGGTATTTCTTTAGCAAGCACATCATCTGGTTGGGGTATTATCGAAGTAGATAATGCACGTACATATGCACATGCAGGTATTGACTCTTCGCAACCTAACCGTCCAATTATCTGGGAAGAAAAAGATGATCGTTTTGATTACGAATTAATTTTCAATGTTAATACGCGACACGGTAAAAACGAGCATGAACTTTACTTTGCTTATGACAACATTGATTTTGGTACCCAAAACGCACGTGGTAGTATTGGTTTACAAGGTTTCACAGGACCTTTATATGTTCGTGGACCAATTAGTGGTGGTTTCTTAGGTGAACAGTTTGCTCGAGATGATCTTCAAGAGAAACTTCACGATGGCTTGGTGATTTGTTTCGATTACTACGGTCCAGAATCATCACAATTCGAAGTGACCATGTGGACACAAGTTCAACGTGATGCAATTGGTACTGATCAAGTGATGACAGCAACTAGCCAAGTAGACGGTATGGCCGATATGGTAATGACGCATACTTTGGTAACACCTTCAAATATCGATATTACTGATATTAACGATATGACGGTTGCTGAAGACGAGTCTGTAGATATTAATGTTTACTATGCAGATAATTCTGAATTGAAAACTGCCAACTCAATTACTATAAGTGGTGCAAATGTAACAGGTGTAGCTAGCAGTAATGAATCTGGCTCTACTGTTACAATAACGCCTGCTGCTGACTTTGATGGTGAAACTATGGTGACTGTAACGGTTGCTGATCTAGAAAACCCATCAGATAAAGCTAGCACGAGTTTTATGCTTACAGTGGCTTCTGACGGAATTGATGAAGCAGCACTTATTGTTGAAAATGAAGAAACACCAGAAGTTAAAAAATCATCAGGTGGTTCGTTAGGTTATGCATCATTGATGCTACTAGCACTATTAGGTTTACGCCGTAAACGTATGAGCTAG
- a CDS encoding DUF4442 domain-containing protein translates to MANRFSRAIVNIKKLPKFSHSFLLTKLFCSQVKYANTSKVRILDIQTQQVTMLMANRKRVQNHIGGVHAIAAALLAESATGIVFGINLPDRCLPLLKSLTINYQRRMQGDLTAVAVISDEQIALLTEEKGTMDIAVSITDESGEQPIECLMQWAWVTKK, encoded by the coding sequence ATGGCAAACCGTTTTAGTCGTGCAATAGTAAACATTAAAAAACTTCCTAAGTTTAGTCATTCATTTCTGTTGACGAAACTCTTTTGTTCGCAAGTAAAATATGCGAACACCTCGAAGGTTCGCATTCTTGATATTCAAACTCAACAAGTGACGATGTTGATGGCAAATCGTAAACGAGTTCAAAATCATATTGGTGGTGTTCATGCGATTGCTGCGGCACTGCTAGCTGAGTCTGCTACGGGGATCGTTTTTGGTATTAACTTACCTGACAGATGCTTACCGTTATTAAAGTCACTGACCATTAATTATCAGCGCAGAATGCAAGGTGATTTAACCGCCGTTGCTGTTATTTCAGATGAACAAATAGCGTTACTAACTGAAGAAAAAGGCACTATGGACATTGCAGTAAGTATTACTGATGAGTCAGGTGAACAGCCAATAGAGTGCCTGATGCAATGGGCATGGGTCACTAAAAAATAA